The Triticum dicoccoides isolate Atlit2015 ecotype Zavitan chromosome 6A, WEW_v2.0, whole genome shotgun sequence genome has a window encoding:
- the LOC119319292 gene encoding F-box/LRR-repeat protein 14-like, whose protein sequence is MEDLPEALVTEILKRITSTSDLNSLSPVSKQLYKIEGNQRGSIRVGSGLCTATEALTSLCARFTNLQKLEIDYSGWIPEHGNQLDNTGLSVISSHCSSLTDLTLSFCSHIEDSGLGCLAHCKKLVSLRLNSTPKIISIGLFLVAVGCTSLSALHLIDCEKIDSVEWLEYLGRDGSLQDLVVKNCKGLNHHDFLKFGSGWMKLQKFEFERKRGMDDRLLGDMVYDSSYDAHNMDIYDFCCESLKDLRLAHIKTWPEVGLRVVLGKCKALEKLCLEYVHVLNDNDMIALSRSCSNLKSILLWLNLQRYSSDVSYCETRTSFIDNSLYAIALNCPMLQTVDLRFTRCSRDWPSEIGFTQKGFLTLIQSCPIRVLVLNNANFFDDEGMKAVSSSPHLETLELILCHAVTDAGMCFIAHTPCLSNLILRACHNVTDVGMAELGRAHKLESLVIEYCSEISLQAAQGVIKSVHYSSKFSDALKKKLGFLGQC, encoded by the coding sequence ATGGAGGACCTACCGGAGGCTCTGGTGACAGAGATTCTCAAGAGGATCACCAGCACAAGTGATCTGAATTCTCTTTCCCCTGTGTCAAAGCAGCTCTACAAGATAGAGGGGAATCAAAGGGGTTCTATCCGTGTTGGTTCTGGTCTTTGCACTGCTACAGAAGCACTGACATCACTGTGCGCCAGGTTCACAAATTTGCAGAAATTGGAAATCGATTACTCTGGTTGGATACCTGAACATGGAAATCAGTTGGACAACACAGGCCTTTCTGTGATTTCATCTCACTGTTCCTCGCTAACTGACCTCACCTTAAGCTTCTGCTCACACATCGAAGACTCTGGGCTTGGCTGTTTAGCGCACTGCAAGAAATTGGTGTCTCTCAGGCTGAACTCCACACCAAAAATAATATCAATTGGGCTTTTCTTGGTTGCAGTTGGTTGCACAAGTCTATCTGCCCTCCACCTTATTGATTGCGAGAAAATCGACAGTGTAGAGTGGCTCGAATACCTTGGTAGGGATGGATCGTTGCAAGATCTTGTAGTGAAGAATTGCAAAGGACTCAATCATCATGACTTCCTAAAGTTTGGTTCAGGATGGATGAAGCTCCAGAAGTTTGAGTTTGAGAGGAAAAGAGGAATGGATGATCGTCTTTTAGGTGATATGGTCTATGACTCCTCATACGATGCTCACAACATGGATATATATGATTTCTGCTGTGAGAGTTTGAAGGATTTGAGGTTGGCGCATATTAAAACTTGGCCAGAAGTAGGACTTCgtgttgttctagggaagtgtaaaGCATTGGAGAAGCTTTGCCTTGAGTATGTTCATGTCCTAAATGACAATGACATGATTGCATTATCTCGGAGCTGCAGCAACCTTAAAAGCATCTTACTTTGGCTCAACCTGCAGCGCTACTCTAGTGATGTCAGCTATTGTGAAACCAGGACGTCATTTATTGATAACAGCCTTTATGCTATAGCCCTCAACTGTCCTATGCTTCAGACCGTAGACCTCAGATTTACACGGTGTTCCCGTGACTGGCCATCAGAAATAGGATTCACACAGAAGGGTTTTCTGACACTCATTCAGTCCTGCCCAATTCGTGTTCTCGTGCTAAACAACGCCAACTTCTTTGATGACGAGGGGATGAAGGCCGTCTCATCCTCACCACATCTGGAAACACTCGAGCTTATATTGTGTCATGCGGTAACTGATGCTGGGATGTGCTTCATTGCGCACACCCCATGCTTGAGTAATCTCATACTTCGGGCGTGTCATAACGTTACTGATGTTGGAATGGCTGAACTGGGACGTGCACATAAGTTAGAGTCTTTGGTCATTGAGTATTGCAGTGAGATCTCTCTGCAAGCTGCGCAAGGTGTAATCAAGTCAGTTCACTACTCCAGCAAGTTTTCAGATGCCCTGAAGAAGAAACTTGGATTTTTGGGCCAGTGTTGA